A genomic stretch from Dama dama isolate Ldn47 chromosome 10, ASM3311817v1, whole genome shotgun sequence includes:
- the SAP25 gene encoding histone deacetylase complex subunit SAP25 isoform X2 encodes MLPWNPRRWGAGEEQAPMERCPSAGSGLFQAWDSGEEALVEPGTATEGSPQPWPRRLSWTRRLSWTRKAQLRPRLLPGLAAKHSPGTPVPFSPQRTWGVAPSEMTPLAPWDPNYEATAGCRLVWGPSCASGISFSGRTLYHPSFWPLYQAASCRGLRPSLAGHRCEDQVPRGAGFPVMCSEDVFFLDPLLPRGQRVPLYLSEAPQQVMGSLKLLLPRPIMSPWLLPTPSSRCSTAWLSGPELIALTGLLQMSQGEPRPSTSGAPGLPSGPPALVSDHPAASDGSGCSHCGEPSLPGTPDAEGPYLLQGQNGPSTSPGRFY; translated from the exons ATGCTGCCCTGGAACCCCCGGCGGTGGGGCGCGGGTGAAGAGCAGGCGCCCATGGAACGATGCCCCTCGGCGGGCAGTGGCCTTTTCCAGGCCTGGGACTCCGGAGAGGAAGCCCTGGTGGAGCCAGGAACAGCCACAGAGGGCAG ccctcagCCCTGGCCTCGAAGGCTTTCCTGGACTCGAAGGCTTTCCTGGACTCGGAAAGCGCAGCTGCGGCCTCGGCTCCTCCCAGGCCTGGCTGCCAAGCATTCCCCAGGAACTCCAG TTCCTTTCTCCCCTCAGAGGACTTGGGGGGTGGCACCATCAGAGATGACCCCGCTAGCGCCCTGGGACCCCAACTATGAGGCTACAGCAGGATGTCGGCTGGTGTGG GGACCCAGCTGTGCATCTGGCATCTCCTTCTCAGGCCGGACCTTGTACCATCCCTCGTTCTGGCCTCTGTACCAGGCAGCCTCATGCAGGGGCCTCAGGCCCAGTCTAGCAGGACATCGGTGTGAAGACCAAGTGCCCAGGGGTGCAG GGTTCCCGGTGATGTGCTCTGAAGACGTCTTCTTTTTGGACCCTCTGCTGCCCCGTGGGCAGCGTGTTCCCCTGTACCTGTCTGAGGCCCCTCAGCAG GTGATGGGCTCTCTGAAGCTGCTGCTCCCACGCCCGATCATGTCCCCCTGGCTCCTCCCCACTCCGTCTTCGCGCTGCTCCACTGCTTGGCTCAGTGGGCCAGAGCTGATCGCCCTCACTGGCCTCCTGCAGATGAGCCAGGGGGAACCGAGACCCAGCACCTCAGGGGCTCCCGGGCTCCCTTCTGGCCCCCCAGCCCTTGTCTCTGATCACCCAGCTGCCAGTGATGGCTCAGGCTGTTCTCACTGCGGGGAACCATCTCTCCCCGGGACCCCAGACGCCGAAGGTCCATACCTCCTCCAGGGACAGAATGGGCCCTCTACTTCCCCAGGCAGGTTCTATTGA
- the LOC133063187 gene encoding insulin receptor substrate 1-like isoform X1 yields the protein MKPGDPTTTPEAQSAAVALGPPRPWVCPADVRLCGHLRKQKSQRRRFFVLRADPPRLECYESEKKFRAGRTPPKFSVSLGGACTISKRMDARQRHLIVLYTRDRSLGVAAASEAEQQAWYSALLEARAAAGPSSPEDPGAWILAPFQDVWPVTLRPKGLGRARGLGSGGYCLCLGSGVLSLLRKPGGRSSGATGASPPPALRLSLLSVRRCGHADSFFFLELGRSAPTGPGELWLQAPDAVVAQSIHEAVLAAMKRTGDTGAVGRAEPLPRKPPTGAFRPSAPQSYETPDSAAQTSELNRRDGPSETSEQATKTLARLEEAASNPVRLERGGGYITMGAGSDYEPMKGGQAGGYVVMEPPGLPASTKAAPRQPLQDGGVTEYVTMSCCAPRSFSSSFLPLSSGAGEPGPGLQGAPLSIRDGWRRAGAQPCLQPPSELAGEYVCIEYAAADYIGMGTAIPEPPDRGLNYVDLDLVPPLEVRGHAPGARPRPHSYARLEFQNLADTRSSCSITPDSQVRFGPPPCP from the exons ATGAAGCCCGGAGACCCCACGACTACCCCGGAGGCCCAGTCGGCCGCCGTGGCTCTGGGTCCGCCGCGGCCCTGGGTCTGCCCGGCTGACGTGCGGCTCTGCGGCCACCTGAGGAAGCAGAAGTCCCAGCGCCGCCGCTTTTTTGTGCTCCGCGCCGACCCGCCGCGCCTCGAATGTTACGAGAGCGAGAAGAAGTTCCGCGCCGGCCGAACGCCGCCCAAGTTCAGCGTGAGCCTGGGGGGCGCCTGCACCATCAGCAAGCGCATGGACGCGCGCCAGCGCCACCTGATCGTCCTGTACACGCGCGACCGCAGCCTGGGCGTGGCGGCGGCCAGCGAGGCGGAGCAGCAGGCGTGGTACAGCGCCCTGCTCGAGGCGCGCGCCGCCGCCG GTCCCAGTTCCCCCGAGGACCCCGGGGCCTGGATCCTCGCTCCGTTTCAGGACGTCTGGCCTGTGACTCTGCGACCCAAGGGGCTGGGGCGGGCACGAGGCCTGGGCAGCGGCGGCTACTGCCTGTGCCTGGGTTCCGGGGTACTGAGCCTGCTGCGGAAGCCAGGGGGCAGAAGCTCCGGGGCCACCGGGGCATCTCCGCCGCCGGCCCTGCGCCTGTCCCTGCTCAGCGTGCGCCGCTGCGGCCAcgcagactctttttttttcctggagctcGGCCGTTCGGCACCCACGGGTCCCGGGGAGCTCTGGCTACAGGCGCCCGACGCCGTGGTGGCCCAAAGCATTCACGAGGCCGTCCTGGCCGCCATGAAGCGAACCGGGGACACTGGTGCTGTTGGCAGGGCTGAGCCACTGCCAAGAAAACCCCCAACGGGCGCCTTCAGACCCTCTGCCCCCCAATCTTATGAGACCCCAGACTCTGCGGCCCAAACAAGCGAGCTGAACCGTCGGGATGGCCCGAGTGAGACCAGCGAGCAAGCAACCAAGACCCTGGCAAGGCTGGAGGAGGCAGCCTCCAACCCCGTGAGGTTGGAGCGGGGCGGGGGCTACATAACAATGGGAGCCGGGAGTGACTACGAGCCCATGAAGGGCGGCCAAGCCGGCGGCTACGTGGTGATGGAGCCCCCGGGCCTTCCGGCCTCCACCAAAGCAGCTCCTCGCCAGCCGCTCCAGGATGGAGGGGTCACTGAATACGTGACCATGAGCTGCTGTGCACCACGGTCCTTTTCCTCAAGTTTCTTGCCTCTTTCCTCCGGGGCCGGGGAGCCTGGACCCGGGCTCCAAGGCGCTCCTCTCAGCATCAGAGACGGCTGGAGACGGGCTGGGGCTCAGCCCTGTTTGCAGCCGCCGTCAGAGTTAGCCGGGGAATACGTGTGCATTGAGTATGCGGCCGCGGACTACATAGGAATGGGCACTGCCATCCCGGAGCCCCCAGACCGTGGCCTCAACTACGTCGACCTGGATCTGGTCCCTCCCCTGGAGGTGCGAGGCCACGCCCCCGGGGCCAGGCCCCGCCCACACAGCTACGCTCGGCTGGAGTTCCAGAACCTCGCGGACACCCGG AGTTCCTGCAGCATCACTCCAGACTCTCAAGTCCGCTTtggccccccaccctgcccctga
- the LOC133063187 gene encoding insulin receptor substrate 1-like isoform X2 → MKPGDPTTTPEAQSAAVALGPPRPWVCPADVRLCGHLRKQKSQRRRFFVLRADPPRLECYESEKKFRAGRTPPKFSVSLGGACTISKRMDARQRHLIVLYTRDRSLGVAAASEAEQQAWYSALLEARAAAGPSSPEDPGAWILAPFQDVWPVTLRPKGLGRARGLGSGGYCLCLGSGVLSLLRKPGGRSSGATGASPPPALRLSLLSVRRCGHADSFFFLELGRSAPTGPGELWLQAPDAVVAQSIHEAVLAAMKRTGDTGAVGRAEPLPRKPPTGAFRPSAPQSYETPDSAAQTSELNRRDGPSETSEQATKTLARLEEAASNPVRLERGGGYITMGAGSDYEPMKGGQAGGYVVMEPPGLPASTKAAPRQPLQDGGVTEYVTMSCCAPRSFSSSFLPLSSGAGEPGPGLQGAPLSIRDGWRRAGAQPCLQPPSELAGEYVCIEYAAADYIGMGTAIPEPPDRGLNYVDLDLVPPLEVRGHAPGARPRPHSYARLEFQNLADTRACRVYASPGTPAQEG, encoded by the exons ATGAAGCCCGGAGACCCCACGACTACCCCGGAGGCCCAGTCGGCCGCCGTGGCTCTGGGTCCGCCGCGGCCCTGGGTCTGCCCGGCTGACGTGCGGCTCTGCGGCCACCTGAGGAAGCAGAAGTCCCAGCGCCGCCGCTTTTTTGTGCTCCGCGCCGACCCGCCGCGCCTCGAATGTTACGAGAGCGAGAAGAAGTTCCGCGCCGGCCGAACGCCGCCCAAGTTCAGCGTGAGCCTGGGGGGCGCCTGCACCATCAGCAAGCGCATGGACGCGCGCCAGCGCCACCTGATCGTCCTGTACACGCGCGACCGCAGCCTGGGCGTGGCGGCGGCCAGCGAGGCGGAGCAGCAGGCGTGGTACAGCGCCCTGCTCGAGGCGCGCGCCGCCGCCG GTCCCAGTTCCCCCGAGGACCCCGGGGCCTGGATCCTCGCTCCGTTTCAGGACGTCTGGCCTGTGACTCTGCGACCCAAGGGGCTGGGGCGGGCACGAGGCCTGGGCAGCGGCGGCTACTGCCTGTGCCTGGGTTCCGGGGTACTGAGCCTGCTGCGGAAGCCAGGGGGCAGAAGCTCCGGGGCCACCGGGGCATCTCCGCCGCCGGCCCTGCGCCTGTCCCTGCTCAGCGTGCGCCGCTGCGGCCAcgcagactctttttttttcctggagctcGGCCGTTCGGCACCCACGGGTCCCGGGGAGCTCTGGCTACAGGCGCCCGACGCCGTGGTGGCCCAAAGCATTCACGAGGCCGTCCTGGCCGCCATGAAGCGAACCGGGGACACTGGTGCTGTTGGCAGGGCTGAGCCACTGCCAAGAAAACCCCCAACGGGCGCCTTCAGACCCTCTGCCCCCCAATCTTATGAGACCCCAGACTCTGCGGCCCAAACAAGCGAGCTGAACCGTCGGGATGGCCCGAGTGAGACCAGCGAGCAAGCAACCAAGACCCTGGCAAGGCTGGAGGAGGCAGCCTCCAACCCCGTGAGGTTGGAGCGGGGCGGGGGCTACATAACAATGGGAGCCGGGAGTGACTACGAGCCCATGAAGGGCGGCCAAGCCGGCGGCTACGTGGTGATGGAGCCCCCGGGCCTTCCGGCCTCCACCAAAGCAGCTCCTCGCCAGCCGCTCCAGGATGGAGGGGTCACTGAATACGTGACCATGAGCTGCTGTGCACCACGGTCCTTTTCCTCAAGTTTCTTGCCTCTTTCCTCCGGGGCCGGGGAGCCTGGACCCGGGCTCCAAGGCGCTCCTCTCAGCATCAGAGACGGCTGGAGACGGGCTGGGGCTCAGCCCTGTTTGCAGCCGCCGTCAGAGTTAGCCGGGGAATACGTGTGCATTGAGTATGCGGCCGCGGACTACATAGGAATGGGCACTGCCATCCCGGAGCCCCCAGACCGTGGCCTCAACTACGTCGACCTGGATCTGGTCCCTCCCCTGGAGGTGCGAGGCCACGCCCCCGGGGCCAGGCCCCGCCCACACAGCTACGCTCGGCTGGAGTTCCAGAACCTCGCGGACACCCGG GCTTGCCGGGTGTATGCCAGTCCTGGGACTCCAGCGCAAGAGGGATGA
- the SAP25 gene encoding histone deacetylase complex subunit SAP25 isoform X1: protein MLPWNPRRWGAGEEQAPMERCPSAGSGLFQAWDSGEEALVEPGTATEGSPQPWPRRLSWTRRLSWTRKAQLRPRLLPGLAAKHSPGTPVPFSPQRTWGVAPSEMTPLAPWDPNYEATAGCRLVWGPSCASGISFSGRTLYHPSFWPLYQAASCRGLRPSLAGHRCEDQVPRGAGFPVMCSEDVFFLDPLLPRGQRVPLYLSEAPQQVSAPAASASPQPSGMAFRETLPLLSSQVMGSLKLLLPRPIMSPWLLPTPSSRCSTAWLSGPELIALTGLLQMSQGEPRPSTSGAPGLPSGPPALVSDHPAASDGSGCSHCGEPSLPGTPDAEGPYLLQGQNGPSTSPGRFY, encoded by the exons ATGCTGCCCTGGAACCCCCGGCGGTGGGGCGCGGGTGAAGAGCAGGCGCCCATGGAACGATGCCCCTCGGCGGGCAGTGGCCTTTTCCAGGCCTGGGACTCCGGAGAGGAAGCCCTGGTGGAGCCAGGAACAGCCACAGAGGGCAG ccctcagCCCTGGCCTCGAAGGCTTTCCTGGACTCGAAGGCTTTCCTGGACTCGGAAAGCGCAGCTGCGGCCTCGGCTCCTCCCAGGCCTGGCTGCCAAGCATTCCCCAGGAACTCCAG TTCCTTTCTCCCCTCAGAGGACTTGGGGGGTGGCACCATCAGAGATGACCCCGCTAGCGCCCTGGGACCCCAACTATGAGGCTACAGCAGGATGTCGGCTGGTGTGG GGACCCAGCTGTGCATCTGGCATCTCCTTCTCAGGCCGGACCTTGTACCATCCCTCGTTCTGGCCTCTGTACCAGGCAGCCTCATGCAGGGGCCTCAGGCCCAGTCTAGCAGGACATCGGTGTGAAGACCAAGTGCCCAGGGGTGCAG GGTTCCCGGTGATGTGCTCTGAAGACGTCTTCTTTTTGGACCCTCTGCTGCCCCGTGGGCAGCGTGTTCCCCTGTACCTGTCTGAGGCCCCTCAGCAGGTGAGCGCTCCTGCTGCCTCGGCCTCACCCCAGCCTTCAGGCATGGCTTTCAGGGAGACACTGCCCCTCCTCTCTTCTCAGGTGATGGGCTCTCTGAAGCTGCTGCTCCCACGCCCGATCATGTCCCCCTGGCTCCTCCCCACTCCGTCTTCGCGCTGCTCCACTGCTTGGCTCAGTGGGCCAGAGCTGATCGCCCTCACTGGCCTCCTGCAGATGAGCCAGGGGGAACCGAGACCCAGCACCTCAGGGGCTCCCGGGCTCCCTTCTGGCCCCCCAGCCCTTGTCTCTGATCACCCAGCTGCCAGTGATGGCTCAGGCTGTTCTCACTGCGGGGAACCATCTCTCCCCGGGACCCCAGACGCCGAAGGTCCATACCTCCTCCAGGGACAGAATGGGCCCTCTACTTCCCCAGGCAGGTTCTATTGA